From one Streptomyces chromofuscus genomic stretch:
- a CDS encoding LPXTG cell wall anchor domain-containing protein, producing the protein MASPWLDPLLGGNSVGDIDDGDSGPTPTPTPTETGGPTAPPSSPAPDPTSSGPAAPGTGKPTPPADKPDPDGALAHTGSDTPLGLIAGIAAALAAAGGALVWWTRRRRTARG; encoded by the coding sequence TTGGCCTCACCTTGGCTGGACCCCCTCCTCGGCGGCAACAGCGTGGGCGACATCGACGACGGCGACAGCGGGCCCACACCCACGCCGACCCCGACGGAGACCGGCGGGCCGACCGCCCCTCCGTCGTCACCGGCTCCGGACCCCACCTCCTCCGGCCCCGCCGCACCCGGCACCGGCAAGCCGACCCCGCCGGCCGACAAGCCGGACCCGGACGGCGCCCTCGCCCACACCGGGTCCGACACCCCCCTCGGCCTCATCGCAGGCATCGCCGCCGCCCTCGCAGCCGCCGGTGGCGCCCTGGTGTGGTGGACGCGCCGCCGCAGGACTGCCCGGGGGTAG
- a CDS encoding fibronectin type III domain-containing protein gives MRKIQFLRRLRETAVLLSLALPVGLLGLPPSAASAAEQVRVPPPACAGMTPPSEDGNSVDDENHAAIRLELPASDEEIPVDEEGKVDLSGFLHKQATMVDLSIGSDMVTTDFTLGPPPEGETNWSASWTSRFRPPQLGKTLVCVRAEREPGRYARILREFTFVDNIAPSNVTGLSVGNITHNSATASWNAATDNYGLAGYEVRVDGGPPIRTNVGTRSYTMTGLPPESEHTVSVVAVDLAGNKSATPATKTFRTAATPPDADPELTLEPEEGSALAKWQPDPNGDHTYRVSLDGRLYEEFSMAEYCVDAAGNPANPCTAQDVIEFTIEPLEAATSYTLRVDAIQEDGTPWRDFSGGFTTDTVAPAVPEEVTQQTSSDSSQCAAQGGDFYIAESVRSSVTVPEGSTQVFPGCYTAADASCVEDHMPPDEDEKFDCSDDVTEMLHDLASPGGGPALSPLSSSTSEVKPLYNPGNPIQPVVWCLESRACTLLLAPPATAAATAATSSVVAAVIYWIAVIAGAIVVGVALGLIWAIIDASPIAIGGLLEYPIDYTDDFNTYDDWGLEEGQWYHSLAAYAQTIKTTKDLTEKYDLPFAWTSGDDADLRANIDQACAAQKQASSSIAPCDDNIAFYVPGGRNHKFKPMQETGKHIVEAMGDGRWPQPAGRAQWFAPARSINGQAAMNAGYDRNWYYTNPKFAGNACLPRPVVGSGKTCDEFPFWATDQAVDLSGLTADVRHVPSTESRPQGNDISSFSNKCKVDDGERYIVLPIKPWVAANAPSFGFRVNGSGASLCMEPSL, from the coding sequence ATGCGGAAGATTCAATTTCTGAGACGCTTACGAGAGACGGCGGTCCTGCTGTCTCTCGCGCTCCCGGTAGGGCTGCTGGGTCTGCCGCCCTCGGCGGCGTCCGCTGCCGAGCAGGTCCGGGTGCCGCCGCCCGCATGCGCGGGCATGACGCCGCCGAGCGAGGACGGCAACTCGGTCGACGACGAGAACCACGCCGCCATCCGGCTCGAACTGCCGGCCTCCGACGAGGAAATCCCGGTCGACGAAGAGGGCAAGGTCGACCTCAGCGGCTTCCTGCACAAGCAGGCCACCATGGTCGACCTGTCGATCGGCAGCGACATGGTGACGACCGACTTCACCCTCGGCCCGCCCCCGGAGGGCGAGACGAACTGGTCGGCGTCATGGACATCGCGGTTCCGCCCGCCGCAGCTCGGCAAGACCCTGGTCTGCGTCCGCGCAGAGCGCGAACCCGGACGGTACGCCCGGATCCTGCGCGAGTTCACGTTCGTCGACAACATCGCGCCGAGCAACGTCACCGGGCTGAGCGTCGGCAACATCACGCACAACTCGGCCACGGCGAGCTGGAACGCGGCCACCGACAACTACGGCCTGGCCGGCTACGAGGTCCGGGTCGACGGCGGCCCGCCGATCCGCACCAACGTCGGCACCCGCTCGTACACCATGACGGGCCTGCCCCCCGAGAGCGAACACACCGTCTCCGTCGTCGCCGTCGACCTCGCGGGCAACAAGTCGGCCACACCCGCCACGAAGACCTTCCGCACCGCGGCGACTCCGCCCGACGCCGACCCCGAGCTGACGCTCGAGCCGGAAGAGGGCAGCGCCCTGGCCAAGTGGCAGCCTGACCCCAACGGTGACCACACCTACCGCGTCTCCCTCGACGGCCGGCTCTACGAAGAGTTCTCGATGGCGGAGTACTGCGTGGACGCCGCGGGCAACCCGGCGAATCCGTGCACGGCGCAGGACGTCATCGAGTTCACTATCGAGCCCCTCGAAGCGGCCACCTCGTACACGCTGCGGGTCGACGCGATACAGGAGGATGGCACGCCCTGGCGGGACTTCAGCGGTGGCTTCACCACCGACACCGTCGCCCCCGCGGTGCCCGAGGAAGTCACGCAGCAGACCTCCAGCGACAGCTCGCAGTGCGCCGCGCAAGGCGGCGACTTCTACATCGCGGAGAGCGTGCGCTCCAGCGTGACGGTGCCCGAGGGCAGCACCCAGGTCTTCCCCGGCTGCTACACCGCCGCGGACGCCAGCTGCGTCGAGGACCACATGCCGCCCGACGAGGACGAGAAGTTCGACTGCTCGGACGACGTCACCGAAATGCTCCACGACCTGGCATCGCCCGGAGGCGGACCGGCGCTTTCCCCGCTGAGCAGCTCCACCAGCGAGGTGAAGCCGCTGTACAATCCCGGCAACCCCATCCAGCCCGTCGTCTGGTGCCTGGAGAGCCGCGCCTGCACGCTGCTGCTGGCGCCGCCCGCCACGGCGGCGGCGACGGCCGCGACGTCGAGCGTCGTCGCCGCGGTCATCTACTGGATCGCGGTGATCGCCGGGGCGATCGTCGTCGGGGTCGCGCTGGGGCTGATCTGGGCCATCATCGACGCCAGTCCGATAGCCATCGGCGGCCTCCTGGAATATCCGATCGACTACACCGACGACTTCAACACCTATGACGACTGGGGCCTGGAAGAAGGGCAGTGGTACCACAGCCTCGCGGCCTACGCCCAAACCATCAAGACGACCAAGGACCTTACCGAGAAGTACGACCTGCCCTTCGCCTGGACCAGCGGGGACGACGCGGACCTGCGGGCCAACATCGACCAGGCGTGCGCGGCCCAGAAGCAGGCCAGCTCCAGCATCGCCCCCTGCGACGACAACATCGCGTTCTACGTCCCGGGCGGCCGGAACCACAAGTTCAAGCCGATGCAGGAAACCGGCAAGCACATCGTCGAGGCCATGGGTGACGGCCGCTGGCCGCAGCCTGCGGGCCGGGCCCAGTGGTTCGCCCCGGCGCGCAGCATCAACGGCCAGGCCGCGATGAACGCCGGCTACGACCGCAACTGGTACTACACCAACCCGAAGTTCGCGGGGAACGCATGCCTCCCACGGCCCGTGGTCGGTTCCGGGAAGACCTGCGACGAGTTCCCGTTCTGGGCGACGGACCAGGCGGTCGACCTGTCGGGCCTGACCGCGGACGTGCGCCACGTGCCGAGCACGGAGTCGCGGCCGCAGGGCAACGACATCAGCTCCTTCAGCAACAAGTGCAAGGTGGACGACGGAGAGCGGTACATCGTCCTGCCGATCAAGCCGTGGGTCGCGGCGAACGCCCCGAGCTTCGGCTTCCGCGTGAACGGCAGCGGCGCCAGCCTCTGCATGGAACCGTCGCTGTAG
- a CDS encoding IS5 family transposase, translating into MSDRKPYPSDLSDARWALIEPTLTAWRNARLERRPTGQPAKVDLRDVFNAILYLNRAGIPWKYLPHDFPGHGTVYFYYAAWRDEGIFAQLNYDLTALARVKEGRKPEPTASVIDTQSVKTSTNVPVTSQGTDAAKKIVGRKRGILTDTIGVILAVTVAGAGLSENAMGIRLLDQAKETYPTIAKSWVDTGFKNAVVEHGARLGIDVEVVNRNPEKRGFHIVKRRWVVERSIGWIMMHRRLARDYETLTASFEAMIHIASIDNLAKRITDENTLTWRGTY; encoded by the coding sequence GTGAGTGATCGAAAGCCGTACCCCAGCGACTTGTCGGACGCCCGATGGGCCCTGATCGAACCGACGTTGACGGCCTGGCGGAATGCCCGCCTCGAACGTCGCCCCACCGGCCAGCCGGCGAAAGTCGACCTGCGTGACGTGTTCAACGCGATCCTCTATCTCAACCGCGCCGGAATTCCCTGGAAATACCTCCCACATGACTTCCCGGGCCACGGCACCGTCTACTTCTACTACGCCGCATGGCGCGACGAGGGGATCTTCGCCCAGCTCAATTACGACCTCACCGCCCTGGCCCGCGTGAAGGAAGGCCGTAAGCCCGAGCCGACAGCCTCCGTCATCGACACCCAGAGCGTCAAGACCTCGACCAACGTGCCTGTGACCAGCCAGGGAACGGACGCCGCGAAGAAGATCGTGGGCCGGAAGCGGGGCATCCTGACCGACACGATCGGCGTCATTCTCGCCGTGACAGTCGCCGGCGCCGGCCTCTCCGAGAACGCCATGGGAATACGCCTTCTCGACCAGGCGAAAGAGACCTACCCGACCATCGCGAAAAGCTGGGTCGACACTGGCTTCAAGAACGCCGTCGTCGAGCACGGGGCCCGCCTCGGAATCGACGTTGAAGTCGTCAACCGCAACCCAGAAAAGCGCGGCTTCCACATCGTGAAAAGACGCTGGGTAGTGGAGCGGAGTATCGGCTGGATCATGATGCACCGCCGCCTCGCCCGCGACTACGAGACGCTCACGGCCAGCTTCGAGGCGATGATCCACATCGCCTCGATCGACAATCTCGCCAAGCGCATAACTGACGAGAACACCCTTACCTGGCGAGGGACTTACTAG
- a CDS encoding acyl-CoA dehydrogenase family protein, whose protein sequence is MSAAPTNRPTVTEREARQVAEAAREQDWRKPSFAKELFLGRFRLDLIHPHPLPPDDDAQRGEEFLTKLRDFCETKIDSARIERDARIPDDVIDGLKELGALGMKIDTKYGGLGLTQVYYNKALALVGSASPAVGALLSAHQSIGVPQPLKIFGTQEQKDTFLPRCARTDISAFLLTEPDVGSDPARLATTAVPDGDDYVLDGVKLWTTNGVVADLLVVMARVPKSDGHKGGITAFVVEAASEGITVENRNAFMGLRGLENGVTRFHQVRVPAANRIGPEGAGLKIALTTLNTGRLSLPAMCVGAGKWCLKIAREWSGAREQWGKPVALHESVGSKIAFIAATTFALEAVVDLSSQMADEDRNDIRIEAALAKLYGSEMACVMADELVQIRGGRGFETAESLRARGERAVPAEQILRDLRINRIFEGSTEIMHLLIAREAVDAHLSVAGDLIDPDKSLQDKARAGAQAGAFYAKWLPKLVAGPGQIPSSYGEFKHGVDLSPHLRYVERTSRKLARSTFYAMSRWQGRMETKQGFLGRIVDIGAELFAMSAACVRAELLRSRGEHGREAYQLADAFCRQARIRVDELFGRLWTNTDDLDRKVVKGVLTGTYEWLEQGVVDPSGDGPWIADATPGPSLKENVHRPIR, encoded by the coding sequence ATGTCCGCAGCTCCCACCAACCGACCCACCGTCACCGAACGTGAGGCCCGCCAGGTGGCGGAGGCGGCCCGGGAACAGGACTGGCGCAAGCCCAGCTTCGCCAAGGAACTGTTCCTCGGCCGCTTTCGCCTCGACCTCATCCACCCCCACCCCCTGCCCCCCGACGACGACGCACAGCGCGGCGAGGAGTTCCTCACCAAGCTGCGCGACTTCTGCGAGACGAAGATCGACTCCGCCCGCATCGAGCGGGACGCGCGGATCCCGGACGACGTCATCGACGGGCTCAAGGAGCTCGGCGCCCTCGGCATGAAGATCGACACGAAGTACGGCGGCCTGGGCCTGACGCAGGTGTACTACAACAAGGCCCTCGCCCTGGTCGGCTCCGCCAGCCCGGCCGTCGGCGCGCTGCTGAGCGCCCACCAGTCGATCGGCGTGCCGCAGCCGCTGAAGATCTTCGGCACCCAGGAGCAGAAGGACACCTTCCTGCCGCGCTGCGCCCGCACGGACATCTCCGCCTTCCTGCTGACCGAACCGGACGTCGGCTCCGACCCGGCCCGGCTCGCCACCACCGCGGTCCCGGACGGCGACGACTACGTTCTCGACGGCGTGAAGCTCTGGACCACCAACGGCGTCGTGGCCGACCTGCTGGTCGTGATGGCCCGCGTGCCGAAGTCCGACGGCCACAAGGGCGGCATCACGGCGTTCGTCGTGGAGGCCGCCTCCGAGGGCATCACCGTCGAGAACCGCAACGCCTTCATGGGCCTGCGCGGCCTGGAGAACGGGGTCACCCGCTTCCACCAGGTGCGGGTGCCGGCCGCGAACCGGATCGGCCCCGAGGGCGCGGGCCTGAAGATCGCCCTGACCACCCTGAACACGGGCCGGCTGTCGCTGCCCGCGATGTGCGTCGGCGCCGGCAAGTGGTGCCTGAAGATCGCCCGGGAGTGGTCGGGCGCCCGGGAGCAGTGGGGCAAGCCCGTCGCGCTGCACGAGTCGGTCGGCTCGAAGATCGCGTTCATCGCGGCCACGACCTTCGCGCTGGAGGCCGTGGTGGACCTGTCGTCGCAGATGGCCGACGAGGACCGCAACGACATCCGCATCGAGGCCGCCCTCGCCAAGCTGTACGGCTCGGAGATGGCCTGCGTGATGGCCGACGAACTGGTCCAGATCCGCGGGGGCCGCGGCTTCGAGACCGCCGAGTCGCTGCGGGCGCGCGGGGAGCGGGCGGTGCCCGCCGAGCAGATCCTGCGGGACCTGCGGATCAACCGCATCTTCGAGGGCTCGACCGAGATCATGCACCTGCTGATCGCCCGCGAGGCGGTCGACGCCCACCTGTCGGTCGCCGGTGACCTGATCGACCCCGACAAGTCCCTCCAGGACAAGGCGAGGGCGGGCGCGCAGGCCGGCGCCTTCTACGCCAAGTGGCTGCCGAAGCTGGTCGCGGGACCGGGGCAGATCCCGTCGTCGTACGGGGAGTTCAAGCACGGCGTCGACCTCTCGCCGCATCTGCGCTACGTCGAGCGCACCTCCCGCAAGCTGGCCCGGTCCACCTTCTACGCCATGTCCCGCTGGCAGGGCCGGATGGAGACCAAGCAGGGCTTCCTGGGCCGGATCGTGGACATCGGCGCGGAGCTGTTCGCGATGAGCGCGGCCTGTGTCCGCGCCGAACTCCTGCGCAGCCGGGGCGAGCACGGCCGCGAGGCCTACCAACTCGCCGACGCCTTCTGCCGCCAGGCCCGCATCCGCGTCGACGAGCTCTTCGGCCGGCTGTGGACCAACACCGACGACCTCGACCGCAAGGTGGTCAAGGGTGTGCTGACGGGCACCTACGAGTGGCTGGAACAGGGAGTCGTCGACCCCTCGGGCGACGGCCCGTGGATCGCGGACGCGACCCCCGGCCCGTCGCTGAAGGAGAACGTGCACCGGCCCATCAGGTGA
- a CDS encoding lamin tail domain-containing protein yields MRIRTAFTLPALAGALALTGTVLSTPAQAAGGVVIRHVWFDSPGSDTGADSSLNGEWVEIKNTGGSAISLRGWVLKDKANHTYVFPNVKIGAGKTLKVRTGVGSDTASNKYQDRGWYVWNNTSDTATLTKANGTRVDSCSWTTRDPSDTWC; encoded by the coding sequence CTGCGCATACGCACCGCGTTCACCCTGCCCGCGCTCGCGGGCGCCCTGGCGCTCACCGGCACGGTTCTCAGCACTCCGGCCCAGGCGGCCGGCGGTGTGGTCATCCGGCACGTCTGGTTCGACAGTCCGGGCTCCGACACCGGCGCCGACTCCAGCCTCAACGGCGAGTGGGTGGAGATCAAGAACACCGGCGGCTCGGCGATCTCGCTGAGGGGCTGGGTGCTCAAGGACAAGGCGAACCACACGTACGTCTTCCCGAACGTGAAGATCGGAGCCGGCAAGACCCTGAAGGTGCGCACCGGCGTCGGCTCGGACACCGCGTCGAACAAGTACCAGGACCGCGGCTGGTACGTCTGGAACAACACCAGCGACACGGCGACGCTGACCAAGGCCAACGGCACCAGGGTCGACTCCTGCTCCTGGACGACGCGGGACCCGAGCGACACGTGGTGCTGA
- the dxr gene encoding 1-deoxy-D-xylulose-5-phosphate reductoisomerase produces MSDSPAPLADPHLVYDPVTADGPKDVVILGSTGSIGTQAIDLVLRNPDRFRVTGLSANGGRVGLLAEQAYRLRVRTVAVAREDVVPALREALTAQYGTGEPLPEILAGPDAATRLAGSDCHTVLNGITGSIGLAPTLAALEAGRTLALANKESLIVGGPLVRAIAKPGQIIPVDSEHAALFQALAAGTRADVRKLVVTASGGPFRGRTKAELAHVTVEDALAHPTWAMGPVITINSATLVNKGLEVIEAHLLYDIPFERIEVVVHPQSYVHSMVEFTDGSTIAQATPPDMRGPIAIGLGWPDRVPDAAPAFDWSTASTWEFFPLDTDAFPSVGLARHVGELAGTAPAVFNAANEECVDAFLRGALPFNGIMETVTRVVDEHGTPGTGTSFTVRDVLEAETWARARARELTARTGPTAQTATAEARA; encoded by the coding sequence ATGAGCGATAGCCCAGCCCCTCTCGCCGACCCGCACCTCGTCTACGACCCGGTGACGGCCGACGGCCCGAAGGACGTCGTGATCCTCGGCTCCACCGGATCGATCGGCACCCAGGCCATCGACCTCGTCCTGCGCAACCCGGACCGTTTCCGTGTCACCGGCCTGTCCGCCAACGGCGGCCGGGTCGGCCTCCTCGCCGAGCAGGCGTACCGGCTGCGGGTGCGGACCGTCGCGGTGGCCCGCGAGGACGTGGTGCCGGCGCTGCGGGAAGCGCTGACCGCGCAGTACGGCACGGGAGAGCCGCTCCCCGAGATCCTCGCCGGGCCGGACGCGGCCACCCGGCTCGCCGGCTCCGACTGCCACACCGTCCTGAACGGCATCACCGGCTCCATCGGCCTCGCCCCGACCCTCGCCGCCCTGGAGGCGGGCCGCACCCTGGCGCTCGCCAACAAGGAGTCGCTCATCGTGGGCGGCCCGCTGGTCAGGGCGATCGCCAAGCCCGGGCAGATCATCCCGGTGGACTCCGAGCACGCGGCGCTCTTCCAGGCGCTCGCCGCGGGCACCCGCGCGGACGTGCGCAAGCTGGTCGTCACCGCGTCCGGTGGCCCCTTCCGCGGCCGGACGAAGGCGGAGCTGGCGCACGTCACCGTCGAGGACGCCCTCGCCCACCCCACCTGGGCCATGGGCCCGGTGATCACGATCAACTCCGCGACCCTCGTCAACAAGGGCCTGGAAGTCATCGAGGCGCACCTGCTGTACGACATTCCCTTCGAACGCATTGAGGTGGTCGTGCATCCGCAGTCGTATGTCCACTCGATGGTCGAGTTCACGGACGGATCCACGATCGCCCAGGCGACGCCCCCCGACATGCGTGGGCCCATCGCCATCGGCCTCGGCTGGCCCGACCGTGTTCCCGACGCCGCGCCCGCTTTCGACTGGAGCACGGCGTCGACCTGGGAGTTCTTCCCCCTGGACACCGACGCCTTTCCGTCGGTCGGGCTCGCCCGGCACGTCGGAGAGCTCGCGGGAACCGCCCCGGCGGTGTTCAATGCCGCCAACGAGGAGTGCGTGGACGCGTTCCTGCGGGGCGCGCTGCCGTTCAACGGGATCATGGAGACCGTCACCCGGGTCGTCGACGAGCACGGCACCCCCGGCACGGGAACCTCGTTCACCGTGCGGGACGTCCTCGAAGCGGAGACCTGGGCCCGCGCACGGGCCCGTGAACTGACGGCCCGGACCGGGCCCACGGCACAGACAGCCACCGCGGAGGCGCGTGCATGA
- a CDS encoding M50 family metallopeptidase, with product MMILGIVVFAVGLLISIAWHELGHLSTAKLFGIRVPQYMVGFGPTLFSRTKGETEYGIKAIPLGGYIRMIGMFPPGPDGRVEARSTSPWRGMIEDARSAAFEELRPGDETRMFYTRKPWKRVVVMFAGPFMNLVLAVALFLVVLMGFGISQQTTTVSSVSQCVIAQSENRDDCRASDPASPAAAAGLEAGDRIVAFDGVRTDDWNQLSDLIRANPGEQVPIVVERDGREVTLQAKIASNQVAKKDSRGQIVQGEYVTAGFLGFSAATGIVRQDFDDSLVWMGDRVGEAVDSLAALPGKIPALWNAAFDGAEREPDSPMGVVGAARVGGEIFTLDIPPTQQLAMALMLVAGFNLSLFLFNMLPLLPLDGGHIAGALWESLRRNVARLLRRPDPGPFDVAKLMPVAYVVAGIFVCFTILVLIADVVNPVRIS from the coding sequence ATGATGATCCTCGGCATAGTCGTCTTCGCGGTCGGCCTGCTGATCTCGATCGCGTGGCACGAGCTGGGGCATCTGTCCACGGCCAAGCTGTTCGGCATCCGTGTGCCGCAGTACATGGTCGGCTTCGGCCCGACGCTCTTCTCGCGCACCAAGGGTGAGACCGAGTACGGCATCAAGGCCATCCCGCTCGGCGGCTACATCCGCATGATCGGCATGTTCCCGCCCGGCCCCGACGGCCGGGTGGAGGCCCGGTCCACCTCGCCGTGGCGCGGCATGATCGAGGACGCCCGCTCGGCCGCCTTCGAGGAACTGCGGCCCGGCGACGAGACCCGCATGTTCTACACGCGCAAGCCGTGGAAGCGGGTCGTCGTGATGTTCGCGGGGCCGTTCATGAACCTGGTGCTGGCGGTGGCGCTGTTCCTCGTCGTCCTGATGGGCTTCGGCATCTCCCAGCAGACGACCACCGTGAGCTCCGTCTCGCAGTGCGTCATCGCGCAGAGCGAGAACCGCGACGACTGCCGCGCTTCCGACCCGGCCTCGCCCGCCGCGGCGGCCGGACTCGAGGCGGGCGACAGGATCGTGGCCTTCGACGGCGTGCGCACGGACGACTGGAACCAGCTCTCCGACCTGATCCGCGCCAACCCGGGCGAGCAGGTCCCGATCGTGGTCGAGCGCGACGGCCGGGAAGTCACCCTGCAGGCGAAGATCGCCTCCAACCAGGTCGCCAAGAAGGACTCCCGGGGCCAGATCGTCCAGGGCGAGTACGTCACCGCCGGCTTCCTCGGCTTCAGCGCCGCCACCGGCATCGTCCGGCAGGACTTCGACGACTCCCTGGTGTGGATGGGCGATCGCGTCGGGGAGGCCGTCGACTCCCTCGCCGCCCTGCCCGGCAAGATCCCTGCCCTGTGGAACGCGGCCTTCGACGGCGCCGAGCGCGAACCCGACTCCCCGATGGGCGTGGTCGGCGCGGCCCGGGTCGGCGGTGAGATCTTCACCCTCGACATCCCGCCCACCCAGCAACTGGCGATGGCCCTGATGCTGGTGGCCGGTTTCAACCTCTCCCTGTTCCTCTTCAACATGCTCCCCCTGCTCCCGCTCGACGGCGGTCACATCGCGGGCGCGCTGTGGGAGTCGCTGCGGCGGAACGTGGCGAGGCTGCTGCGCCGGCCGGACCCGGGCCCGTTCGACGTGGCCAAGCTGATGCCGGTGGCCTACGTGGTGGCCGGGATCTTCGTCTGCTTCACGATCCTGGTGCTGATCGCCGACGTGGTCAACCCGGTGAGAATCTCCTAG
- the ispG gene encoding flavodoxin-dependent (E)-4-hydroxy-3-methylbut-2-enyl-diphosphate synthase: MTAISLGMPSVPTKLAERRKSRQIQVGSVPVGGDAPVSVQSMTTTRTSDIGATLQQIAELTASGCQIVRVACPTQDDADALATIARKSQIPVIADIHFQPKYVFAAIEAGCAAVRVNPGNIKQFDDKVKEIAKAAKEHGTPIRIGVNAGSLDRRLLQKYGKATPEALVESALWEASLFEEHDFRDIKISVKHNDPVVMIEAYRQLAAQCDYPLHLGVTEAGPAFQGTIKSAVAFGALLSQGIGDTIRVSLSAPPVEEVKVGIQILESLNLRQRGLEIVSCPSCGRAQVDVYKLAEEVTAGLTGMEVPLRVAVMGCVVNGPGEAREADLGVASGNGKGQIFVKGEVIKTVPESKIVETLIEEAMKLAEQMEADGVSSGEPSVSVAG; encoded by the coding sequence ATGACTGCGATTTCTCTCGGCATGCCGTCCGTTCCGACCAAGCTCGCCGAGCGCCGCAAGAGCCGGCAGATCCAGGTCGGGTCGGTGCCGGTCGGCGGGGACGCGCCGGTCTCGGTCCAGTCCATGACCACGACCCGCACGTCGGACATCGGTGCGACCCTCCAGCAGATCGCCGAGCTGACGGCTTCTGGCTGCCAGATCGTCCGGGTCGCCTGCCCCACCCAGGACGACGCCGATGCCCTCGCCACCATCGCTCGCAAGTCGCAGATCCCGGTCATCGCCGACATCCACTTCCAGCCCAAGTACGTCTTCGCCGCGATCGAGGCGGGCTGCGCCGCGGTCCGTGTGAACCCCGGCAACATCAAGCAGTTCGACGACAAGGTCAAGGAGATCGCCAAGGCCGCCAAGGAGCACGGCACCCCGATCCGCATCGGCGTGAACGCGGGCTCCCTGGACCGGCGCCTGCTGCAGAAGTACGGCAAGGCGACTCCGGAGGCGCTGGTCGAGTCGGCGCTGTGGGAGGCCTCCCTCTTCGAGGAGCACGACTTCCGGGACATCAAGATCTCCGTCAAGCACAACGATCCGGTCGTGATGATCGAGGCCTACCGGCAGCTCGCCGCGCAGTGCGACTACCCGCTGCACCTGGGCGTCACCGAGGCCGGCCCCGCCTTCCAGGGCACGATCAAGTCGGCGGTCGCCTTCGGCGCGCTGCTCAGCCAGGGGATCGGCGACACCATCCGCGTCTCCCTGTCGGCCCCGCCCGTCGAGGAGGTCAAGGTCGGCATCCAGATCCTGGAGTCGCTGAACCTCCGGCAGCGCGGCCTGGAGATCGTCTCCTGCCCGTCCTGCGGCCGCGCCCAGGTCGACGTCTACAAGCTCGCCGAAGAGGTCACGGCCGGCCTCACCGGCATGGAGGTCCCGCTCCGCGTCGCCGTCATGGGCTGCGTCGTCAACGGCCCCGGCGAGGCCCGCGAGGCGGACCTCGGCGTCGCCTCCGGCAACGGCAAGGGCCAGATCTTCGTCAAGGGCGAGGTCATCAAGACCGTCCCGGAGTCCAAGATCGTCGAGACGCTCATCGAAGAGGCCATGAAGCTGGCCGAGCAGATGGAGGCGGACGGCGTGAGCTCGGGCGAGCCCTCCGTGTCCGTGGCCGGCTGA